The following proteins come from a genomic window of Euwallacea fornicatus isolate EFF26 chromosome 9, ASM4011564v1, whole genome shotgun sequence:
- the LOC136341315 gene encoding uncharacterized protein isoform X1, which produces MGKKREKFKADKSSASEVTCSAVPDKTKPSRNPIVIPEKIFNSLGEYMLQTAAPYRNVFLSVKEYPKMARPNAQRNKATHLIVFCLRVIQADIFNPIAMVELNKRVDHVEKLITVWKALIQDLSILRLIVVGSISPASVLFHNIVDKLTEKPYSNDDTDPITYSVWPFEKILHLYDARLLMEELQTVFHERGEIVFLTRSDTGFTSSPNNLDVYCANWKDIVAALTLNLVERASQSSSTNNIHIFNETFKETFQKYVSRDMLRSSTKDSTRRFLSLLFPFAEFLNDNIHMNPKGIQLLYDQYENLRIALATARFGFFYLDTFSEDGISEEDNAKADSNVIPARLQCCLNKTREKIPIEKRFDAFDMFLRKMIIDDYKLFKKSLKPNQDTQIEVSESANLSEETQGPDCSRILKEYFQSLLQKKISLLSTDNTEKKPVSCGLLQEAVPKPNKSECSSSNTPDFPVKSDSNIIPEPGYLDKETIKKDSDNNKKEEGDCIGDLKLEFVIDKCSNNTLLNHLDSGKVLVLRRTCDLQTNQKSRHDATETPSQNIDEKCNPSVSGTVGKSDSDTKNHCPDSINPQKPSAKDSASSAKHGAIPKVRKKQKDPETQEPDKPQEIDYSDYRNELLLTLSSCDKEATEYDDVFLDRDKFNDLVSLIPDNYETLRLTTDWLCNFNGYIKLKEIVEKRQARMIKSKLLCLDHIDFFINTLTRSRTEDSSFDWEVYKFMDFDGTYDLMRSGDGVYVLCEDD; this is translated from the exons ATGGGGAAGAAGAGAGAGAAATTTAAAGCTGATAAATCGTCAGCAAGCGAAG TAACTTGTTCAGCAGTTCCAGACAAAACGAAGCCTTCTAGAAATCCTATTGTTATTCCAGAAAAGATTTTTAACTCACTTGGAGAATATATGCTGCAAACTGCAGCTCCGTATAGAAATGTATTTCTGTCAGTGAAAGAGTATCCTAAAATGGCTCGACCAAATGCACAACGAAACAAGGCAACTCATTTAATTGTGTTTTGTTTAAG GGTAATACAGGCAGATATCTTCAATCCAATTGCCATGGTTGAACTAAATAAACGCGTTGACCACGTGGAGAAGTTAATAACTGTATGGAAAGCACTGATTCAAGATCTGAGTATTTTAAGATTGATTGTGGTTGGCTCAATTTCCCCAGCTTCCGTGCTGTTTCATAATATTGTAGACAAGCTGACtgag AAACCTTACTCAAATGATGACACTGACCCAATCACTTATTCCGTTtggccatttgaaaaaatccttCATCTATACGATGCTAGGCTGTTAATGGAGGAATTACAGACCGTATTCCACGAACGCGGGGAAATAGTGTTTCTTACACGCTCAGATACAG GCTTCACGAGTTCACCAAATAATTTAGATGTATACTGTGCCAATTGGAAGGACATTGTAGCTGCGTTGACCTTAAACCTTGTTGAACGTGCATCGCAATCTTCCTCGACAAACAATATCCATATTTTCAATGAGACATTCAAGGAAACCTTCCAGAAATACGTATCCAGAG ATATGTTACGCTCGTCAACCAAAGATTCTACGAGACGCTTTCTAAGTCTGCTGTTTCCCTTTGCTGAATTCCTTAACGATAATATTCACATGAACCCGAAGGGCATACAATTATTATATGACCAATATGAGAATCTTCGGATTGCTTTAGCCACAGCAcgatttggatttttttatttagacaCTTTTAGCGAGGATGGCATTTCGGAGGAAGACAATGCAAAAGCTGATAGTAATGTCATTCCTGCAAGGCTTCAATGTTGCCTAAATAAAACTCGTGAGAAAATACCCATTGAAAAGAGGTTTGATGCTTTTGACATGTTTCTACGGAAGATGATAATTGACgattacaaattatttaaaaaatcgttaaagCCGAATCAGGATACTCAGATAGAAGTTTCCGAAAGTGCTAATCTTTCGGAAGAAACGCAAGGACCGGATTGTTCTAGAATTCTAAAGGAGTACTTCCAATCTCTTCTTCAAAAGAAAATCTCTTTGTTGAGTACCGACAATACCGAAAAAAAACCTGTAAGCTGCGGCTTACTACAAGAAGCCGTTCCCAAACCCAATAAGTCTGAGTGTAGTTCATCCAATACTCCTGACTTTCCTGTAAAATCAGACAGTAACATTATACCCGAACCTGGCTATTTGgataaagaaacaataaaaaaagatagtgacaataacaaaaaagaggaAGGAGACTGTATTGGTGATCTAAAGCTTGAATTTGTTATTGACAAATGTTCTAATAACACTTTATTAAATCACTTAGATTCCGGAAAAGTCTTGGTACTGAGAAGAACCTGTGACCTACAGACAAACCAAAAAAGTAGACACGACGCCACTGAAACGCCCTCCCAAAATATTGATGAAAAGTGCAACCCCAGTGTTTCAGGGACTGTCGGCAAGTCGGACAGTGATACAAAGAATCACTGCCCTGATTCAATCAATCCACAGAAACCCTCTGCCAAAGATAGCGCTAGTTCGGCTAAGCACGGAGCTATTCCAAAGGTTCGGAAGAAACAAAAAGACCCGGAAACTCAGGAGCCTGACAAACCGCAAGAAATTGACTACAGTGACTATAGAAATGAACTTTTGTTGACTCTCTCGTCTTGTGATAAAGAGGCAACGGAATATGACGATGTTTTTTTAGATAGGGATAAGTTTAATGACTTAGTTAGCTTGATACCCGACAATTATGAGACATTACGTCTCACCACCGATTGGCTGTGTAATTTTAATGGATACATTAAACTTAAGGAAATTGTCGAAAAGCGACAGGCCAGAATGATTAAGTCGAAACTACTGTGTTTAGAtcatattgattttttcataaatacaCTTACGAGGTCTCGAACCGAAGATAGCTCCTTTGATTGGGAAGTATATAAGTTTATGGATTTCGATGGCACGTATGACTTGATGCGTTCGGGCGACGGCGTGTATGTTTTGTGTGAAGATGATTAG
- the LOC136341315 gene encoding uncharacterized protein isoform X2 produces the protein MGKKREKFKADKSSASEVTCSAVPDKTKPSRNPIVIPEKIFNSLGEYMLQTAAPYRNVFLSVKEYPKMARPNAQRNKATHLIVFCLRVIQADIFNPIAMVELNKRVDHVEKLITVWKALIQDLSILRLIVVGSISPASVLFHNIVDKLTEKPYSNDDTDPITYSVWPFEKILHLYDARLLMEELQTVFHERGEIVFLTRSDTGFTSSPNNLDVYCANWKDIVAALTLNLVERASQSSSTNNIHIFNETFKETFQKYVSRDMLRSSTKDSTRRFLSLLFPFAEFLNDNIHMNPKGIQLLYDQYENLRIALATARFGFFYLDTFSEDGISEEDNAKADSNVIPARLQCCLNKTREKIPIEKRFDAFDMFLRKMIIDDYKLFKKSLKPNQDTQIEVSESANLSEETQGPDCSRILKEYFQSLLQKKISLLSTDNTEKKPVSCGLLQEAVPKPNKSECSSSNTPDFPVKSDSNIIPEPGYLDKETIKKDSDNNKKEEGDCIDSGKVLVLRRTCDLQTNQKSRHDATETPSQNIDEKCNPSVSGTVGKSDSDTKNHCPDSINPQKPSAKDSASSAKHGAIPKVRKKQKDPETQEPDKPQEIDYSDYRNELLLTLSSCDKEATEYDDVFLDRDKFNDLVSLIPDNYETLRLTTDWLCNFNGYIKLKEIVEKRQARMIKSKLLCLDHIDFFINTLTRSRTEDSSFDWEVYKFMDFDGTYDLMRSGDGVYVLCEDD, from the exons ATGGGGAAGAAGAGAGAGAAATTTAAAGCTGATAAATCGTCAGCAAGCGAAG TAACTTGTTCAGCAGTTCCAGACAAAACGAAGCCTTCTAGAAATCCTATTGTTATTCCAGAAAAGATTTTTAACTCACTTGGAGAATATATGCTGCAAACTGCAGCTCCGTATAGAAATGTATTTCTGTCAGTGAAAGAGTATCCTAAAATGGCTCGACCAAATGCACAACGAAACAAGGCAACTCATTTAATTGTGTTTTGTTTAAG GGTAATACAGGCAGATATCTTCAATCCAATTGCCATGGTTGAACTAAATAAACGCGTTGACCACGTGGAGAAGTTAATAACTGTATGGAAAGCACTGATTCAAGATCTGAGTATTTTAAGATTGATTGTGGTTGGCTCAATTTCCCCAGCTTCCGTGCTGTTTCATAATATTGTAGACAAGCTGACtgag AAACCTTACTCAAATGATGACACTGACCCAATCACTTATTCCGTTtggccatttgaaaaaatccttCATCTATACGATGCTAGGCTGTTAATGGAGGAATTACAGACCGTATTCCACGAACGCGGGGAAATAGTGTTTCTTACACGCTCAGATACAG GCTTCACGAGTTCACCAAATAATTTAGATGTATACTGTGCCAATTGGAAGGACATTGTAGCTGCGTTGACCTTAAACCTTGTTGAACGTGCATCGCAATCTTCCTCGACAAACAATATCCATATTTTCAATGAGACATTCAAGGAAACCTTCCAGAAATACGTATCCAGAG ATATGTTACGCTCGTCAACCAAAGATTCTACGAGACGCTTTCTAAGTCTGCTGTTTCCCTTTGCTGAATTCCTTAACGATAATATTCACATGAACCCGAAGGGCATACAATTATTATATGACCAATATGAGAATCTTCGGATTGCTTTAGCCACAGCAcgatttggatttttttatttagacaCTTTTAGCGAGGATGGCATTTCGGAGGAAGACAATGCAAAAGCTGATAGTAATGTCATTCCTGCAAGGCTTCAATGTTGCCTAAATAAAACTCGTGAGAAAATACCCATTGAAAAGAGGTTTGATGCTTTTGACATGTTTCTACGGAAGATGATAATTGACgattacaaattatttaaaaaatcgttaaagCCGAATCAGGATACTCAGATAGAAGTTTCCGAAAGTGCTAATCTTTCGGAAGAAACGCAAGGACCGGATTGTTCTAGAATTCTAAAGGAGTACTTCCAATCTCTTCTTCAAAAGAAAATCTCTTTGTTGAGTACCGACAATACCGAAAAAAAACCTGTAAGCTGCGGCTTACTACAAGAAGCCGTTCCCAAACCCAATAAGTCTGAGTGTAGTTCATCCAATACTCCTGACTTTCCTGTAAAATCAGACAGTAACATTATACCCGAACCTGGCTATTTGgataaagaaacaataaaaaaagatagtgacaataacaaaaaagaggaAGGAGACTGTATTG ATTCCGGAAAAGTCTTGGTACTGAGAAGAACCTGTGACCTACAGACAAACCAAAAAAGTAGACACGACGCCACTGAAACGCCCTCCCAAAATATTGATGAAAAGTGCAACCCCAGTGTTTCAGGGACTGTCGGCAAGTCGGACAGTGATACAAAGAATCACTGCCCTGATTCAATCAATCCACAGAAACCCTCTGCCAAAGATAGCGCTAGTTCGGCTAAGCACGGAGCTATTCCAAAGGTTCGGAAGAAACAAAAAGACCCGGAAACTCAGGAGCCTGACAAACCGCAAGAAATTGACTACAGTGACTATAGAAATGAACTTTTGTTGACTCTCTCGTCTTGTGATAAAGAGGCAACGGAATATGACGATGTTTTTTTAGATAGGGATAAGTTTAATGACTTAGTTAGCTTGATACCCGACAATTATGAGACATTACGTCTCACCACCGATTGGCTGTGTAATTTTAATGGATACATTAAACTTAAGGAAATTGTCGAAAAGCGACAGGCCAGAATGATTAAGTCGAAACTACTGTGTTTAGAtcatattgattttttcataaatacaCTTACGAGGTCTCGAACCGAAGATAGCTCCTTTGATTGGGAAGTATATAAGTTTATGGATTTCGATGGCACGTATGACTTGATGCGTTCGGGCGACGGCGTGTATGTTTTGTGTGAAGATGATTAG
- the LOC136341315 gene encoding uncharacterized protein isoform X3, whose protein sequence is MLQTAAPYRNVFLSVKEYPKMARPNAQRNKATHLIVFCLRVIQADIFNPIAMVELNKRVDHVEKLITVWKALIQDLSILRLIVVGSISPASVLFHNIVDKLTEKPYSNDDTDPITYSVWPFEKILHLYDARLLMEELQTVFHERGEIVFLTRSDTGFTSSPNNLDVYCANWKDIVAALTLNLVERASQSSSTNNIHIFNETFKETFQKYVSRDMLRSSTKDSTRRFLSLLFPFAEFLNDNIHMNPKGIQLLYDQYENLRIALATARFGFFYLDTFSEDGISEEDNAKADSNVIPARLQCCLNKTREKIPIEKRFDAFDMFLRKMIIDDYKLFKKSLKPNQDTQIEVSESANLSEETQGPDCSRILKEYFQSLLQKKISLLSTDNTEKKPVSCGLLQEAVPKPNKSECSSSNTPDFPVKSDSNIIPEPGYLDKETIKKDSDNNKKEEGDCIGDLKLEFVIDKCSNNTLLNHLDSGKVLVLRRTCDLQTNQKSRHDATETPSQNIDEKCNPSVSGTVGKSDSDTKNHCPDSINPQKPSAKDSASSAKHGAIPKVRKKQKDPETQEPDKPQEIDYSDYRNELLLTLSSCDKEATEYDDVFLDRDKFNDLVSLIPDNYETLRLTTDWLCNFNGYIKLKEIVEKRQARMIKSKLLCLDHIDFFINTLTRSRTEDSSFDWEVYKFMDFDGTYDLMRSGDGVYVLCEDD, encoded by the exons ATGCTGCAAACTGCAGCTCCGTATAGAAATGTATTTCTGTCAGTGAAAGAGTATCCTAAAATGGCTCGACCAAATGCACAACGAAACAAGGCAACTCATTTAATTGTGTTTTGTTTAAG GGTAATACAGGCAGATATCTTCAATCCAATTGCCATGGTTGAACTAAATAAACGCGTTGACCACGTGGAGAAGTTAATAACTGTATGGAAAGCACTGATTCAAGATCTGAGTATTTTAAGATTGATTGTGGTTGGCTCAATTTCCCCAGCTTCCGTGCTGTTTCATAATATTGTAGACAAGCTGACtgag AAACCTTACTCAAATGATGACACTGACCCAATCACTTATTCCGTTtggccatttgaaaaaatccttCATCTATACGATGCTAGGCTGTTAATGGAGGAATTACAGACCGTATTCCACGAACGCGGGGAAATAGTGTTTCTTACACGCTCAGATACAG GCTTCACGAGTTCACCAAATAATTTAGATGTATACTGTGCCAATTGGAAGGACATTGTAGCTGCGTTGACCTTAAACCTTGTTGAACGTGCATCGCAATCTTCCTCGACAAACAATATCCATATTTTCAATGAGACATTCAAGGAAACCTTCCAGAAATACGTATCCAGAG ATATGTTACGCTCGTCAACCAAAGATTCTACGAGACGCTTTCTAAGTCTGCTGTTTCCCTTTGCTGAATTCCTTAACGATAATATTCACATGAACCCGAAGGGCATACAATTATTATATGACCAATATGAGAATCTTCGGATTGCTTTAGCCACAGCAcgatttggatttttttatttagacaCTTTTAGCGAGGATGGCATTTCGGAGGAAGACAATGCAAAAGCTGATAGTAATGTCATTCCTGCAAGGCTTCAATGTTGCCTAAATAAAACTCGTGAGAAAATACCCATTGAAAAGAGGTTTGATGCTTTTGACATGTTTCTACGGAAGATGATAATTGACgattacaaattatttaaaaaatcgttaaagCCGAATCAGGATACTCAGATAGAAGTTTCCGAAAGTGCTAATCTTTCGGAAGAAACGCAAGGACCGGATTGTTCTAGAATTCTAAAGGAGTACTTCCAATCTCTTCTTCAAAAGAAAATCTCTTTGTTGAGTACCGACAATACCGAAAAAAAACCTGTAAGCTGCGGCTTACTACAAGAAGCCGTTCCCAAACCCAATAAGTCTGAGTGTAGTTCATCCAATACTCCTGACTTTCCTGTAAAATCAGACAGTAACATTATACCCGAACCTGGCTATTTGgataaagaaacaataaaaaaagatagtgacaataacaaaaaagaggaAGGAGACTGTATTGGTGATCTAAAGCTTGAATTTGTTATTGACAAATGTTCTAATAACACTTTATTAAATCACTTAGATTCCGGAAAAGTCTTGGTACTGAGAAGAACCTGTGACCTACAGACAAACCAAAAAAGTAGACACGACGCCACTGAAACGCCCTCCCAAAATATTGATGAAAAGTGCAACCCCAGTGTTTCAGGGACTGTCGGCAAGTCGGACAGTGATACAAAGAATCACTGCCCTGATTCAATCAATCCACAGAAACCCTCTGCCAAAGATAGCGCTAGTTCGGCTAAGCACGGAGCTATTCCAAAGGTTCGGAAGAAACAAAAAGACCCGGAAACTCAGGAGCCTGACAAACCGCAAGAAATTGACTACAGTGACTATAGAAATGAACTTTTGTTGACTCTCTCGTCTTGTGATAAAGAGGCAACGGAATATGACGATGTTTTTTTAGATAGGGATAAGTTTAATGACTTAGTTAGCTTGATACCCGACAATTATGAGACATTACGTCTCACCACCGATTGGCTGTGTAATTTTAATGGATACATTAAACTTAAGGAAATTGTCGAAAAGCGACAGGCCAGAATGATTAAGTCGAAACTACTGTGTTTAGAtcatattgattttttcataaatacaCTTACGAGGTCTCGAACCGAAGATAGCTCCTTTGATTGGGAAGTATATAAGTTTATGGATTTCGATGGCACGTATGACTTGATGCGTTCGGGCGACGGCGTGTATGTTTTGTGTGAAGATGATTAG